TCGATGGTGTCCTGGAGCTGGGCCTCCTGCGGCTGGCTGTAGAGGCTGAACTGCTTCGACGCGTACTCGCTGCCGTTGCGCAGCCGCCCCAGGACGTCGGTTTCGGTGTTCTCCAGCAGGATGCTGGTGATCTTGTCGGCGATCAGGTAGGCGAACCCGCCCACCAGCAGGCTGGAGGCGACCAGCGTGATGGTCACCACACGCACCTGCAGCGACCGCCGCCAGGTCTGGTGGACGGCGCCGGCCAGCCCGGCGACGTGCGCGGCGAGGGCGCGCCACAGCGCCCGCGCGGCGCGCCACAGCGCCCGCGCGGCGCGCAGCCAACGGGACGCGGGGGTCGGGGAGTCGGGGGGCGGGGAGGTCACCACAGTGTGACCAGGCTATCCGGTACCAGCCTTGTAGCCCACGCCCCGCACGGTGAGGATGATTTCCGGTCGCTCCGGATCCGGCTCGATCTTGGCCCGCAGCCGCTGGACGTGCACGTTGACCAGCCGGGTGTCGGCGGCGTGCCGATAGCCCCAGACCTGCTCCAGCAGCACCTCGCGGGTGAAGACCTGGCGCGGCTTGCGGGCCAGCGCGACCAGCAGGTCGAACTCCAGCGGGGTGAGCTTCACCTCCTCGCCGTCCCGGGTGACCGTGTGCGCCGGCACGTCGATGGTGATCTGGTTGCCGGGCGGGCCGATGGTGAGCAGCTCCGGCGCCACGTCCTCGCCCCGGCGCAGCCGGGCCCGCATCCGGGCCACCAGCTCCTTGGGCTTGAACGGCTTGACCACGTAGTCGTCGGCCCCCGACTCCAGGCCGAGCACCACGTCGACGGTGTCGCTCTTGGCGGTGAGCATGACGATCGGCACGCCGGACTCGGTCCGGATCGCCCGGGCCACGTCGATGCCGCTCATCCCGGGAAGCATCAGGTCGAGCAGGACGATGTCGGGCCGACTGTCACGGAACGCGGCCAGTGCCCGTTCCCCGTCCGCGACGAAGGAGGGCACGAAGCCCTCGCTGCGCAGGACGATGCCGAGCATCTCGGCGAGCGCGGGGTCGTCGTCGACCACCAGTACCCGGGCTCTCATGGGGTTTATCGTTCCATCCCCGTTCGGTTAGGAGGGTTCGGCGTTATCACGGCACGGTACTGCGGCGCGCGGTCCCGCACCACAGGTGCGGACCCGGACGCCCGCGTGGCGCGCCGCGGGCCCGCGGGTCAGCCGGCGCAGGACCGGCCGTGCAACCATGATCTCCCGGCGGTGCCCCCGCCCGCCACCACGAGCCCGCCCGCCAGGAGTACGCGTGCCCGACGTCGGCCCGACCGCCGTGCTCCCGCGCCGCCCGCTGACGGTGGGCGAGCTGCTGGACTCGGCCGTCCTGCTGCTGCGCGGCCAGGCCCGGCTGCTGGTCCCGCTCGGTGTCCTGCTGGCCCTCGGCGAGCAGGTGCTGCTCCACCCGCTGCGGCTGCTGGCCGGCGCGCGGCCGCCGGAGTGGCTGCCCGCCGACGACCGGTTCGGCGCGTACTGGCTGCTGCTCGCGGTGGGAGCCGGCACCGAGGCGTCGATCATCGCGCTGCTCGGCAACCCGGCCGCGCGGGGCGCCGGAGCGGCGCTGCTCGGCCGCCGGGCCGGCCTCCGGGAGCTGCTCCGCGGCGCCCGCTGGGGAGCCACCCTGCTGGTCGCGGCGGCGGTCGGGCTCACCGTGTTCCTCGCCGGGCTGGCCGGCCCGGCCTGGTTCGTCGCGTACGGGCTGCTCGGTGCCGCCGTGCCGGCGCTGGTCGTGGACCGGGTGCCGGCGTACCGGGTGCCGGGGCGGGCGCTGCGGCTGGCGGTACGCGGGGGCCTGCGGGCCGCCGCCATCCGGCTCCTCGGCTACCTCGGCTGGTGGCTGATCCGGCTCGGCATCGGTCTGGGCGGCTACCACGGCCTGGGGCTGCTGGGCCTGTTCGACGTCAGCGCGTGGGCGCTGCCGGTCGCCACCGTCTGCTGGGTGGGCGTGAACGCCGCCGCCTACCCGGCGCTGGCCTGTCTCGACGCGGTGCTGCACCTGGAGACCCGGATGCGCACCGAGGGGTTGGACATCCGGCTCTCCCGCGCTCCGGCCGACACCCCCGAGGCCGTCCTGCTGGCGGTCCCCCGGTGAGCCGGTGGTGGACCGAGGCGGTCGCCGCGCTCGGGGACGCCCTGCCGCTGCCGCTGGCCGCCCTGCTCCTGCTGCTCGCCGCGGTGCTGGCGGCGCTCGGCTGGTACTTCTTCCCGGCCTGGGTGCCCCGCCGGCTCCCCCGCCCGCACCTGCCCCGACTCCGCCTGCCCCGACTCCAGCGGCCTCGGCTGCGGCTTCCCCGGCTCCGGCTGCGGTTGCCGAGGCGGCGCCGGGCCCCGTCGGCGCAGACGCCGGCCCTGGTGCCCGCGCCCCGGGCGGCCGAGCCGGCGCCGGCTGGCCACACCGGCCTCGCCGACCGGCTCGCGGCCGAGGGCCGGTACGCCGAGGCGGTCCGGGAGCGGCTGCGCGACATGGTCCGCGAGCTGGTGACGCGGCGGGTGGTGGAGCCCCGTGCCGGGCTGACCGTCACCGAGCTGACCACGGCGGCCGCCCAGGTGCGGCCCGGGGTGCGCCCCGCCCTGCACGCCGCCAGCACGATCTTCTCCGACCTCTGGTACGCGCAACGGCCGGCCACTCCTGAGCACGACCGCCGGATGCGTGACCTCGCCACCGACCTGCACCGCGAACTGGCCGGAGACGGGGAGGGCCGGTGACCGCCACCCTCGACCGGCCCCGCCCCGCCGCCCCGGCCCGGCCCGGACGGCGCCGGCACCGGGTGCTGATCCCGCTCGGGCTGGCCGGGCTGCTCATCGTGGCCACCCTGGTGTGCCACGCCGTGGACCAGCCCGACCCGGCCGACCGCGGCTTCCTCTCCCCGGTCGCCACCGGCGACGACGGCGGCAGCCGGCTGGCCGAGGCGCTGCGTGGGCAGGGCGTGACGGTACGCCGGGAGAGCGACACCCTGCGGGCCCTCGCGGCCGCCGGGCCGGGCCCGACCACCCTCTTCGTCCCGGCCCCAGAGCTGCTGCGCCCGGCCACCGTCGCCGCCCTGACCGACGAGCTGCCCTCCGGCAGCCGGCTGGTGCTGGTCGACCCGTCCCGGCGGGTACTGGAGGGCCTCGGCCTGCCGCTGCTCCCGGCCGAGCGTCGCTGGGCGACCCGGGTCACCGCCCCCGACGCCGACGGCCGCCCGTGCCCGCTGGCCGAGGCGACCCGGGCCGGCACCGCCGCCGCCGACCGTCAGCGGTACGCCGCCCGGGGCAGCGGGACGGCCGGCCGCTGCTACGCCGGCGGCCTGGTCCGGGTCCCCTGGCGCGTCGAGGTGGTGGTGATCGGCGCCAGCGACCCGTTCCGCAACGACCGGATCGACGAGTGGGGCAACCGGGCCCTCGCGACCGGCCTGCTCGGCGGCCCCCGCCCGCTGGTCTGGCTCGACCTGCCCGGCCCGGCTCCGGGCCCGAGCTGGTCACCGACGCCGGCCGACGGCGGCCCGCATGAGCGAACCGGCGGCTCGGGCGGCACCCGGCAGGACCGGGCGGAGGCCCCGTCGAGCTGGGACAACCCGCTCTGGGACGCGTTCCCGGCCTGGTTCTGGGCGATGCTGGTCCAGCTCGCGCTGGCCGGGCTGCTGGTGGTGCTCTGGCGGGCCCGCCGGCTCGGCCCGCCGGTGGCCGAGCCGCTGCCGGTGACCGTCCGCTCCGCGGAGACCGTGCTCGGCCGGGCCCGGCTCTACCGGCGGGCGGGTGCCCGGGCAACGGTGGCCGAGACGCTGCGCACCGCCGCACGGGACCGGCTGCTGCCCCGGCTCAACCTGCCGCCCGACACCCCACCCACCGAGGTGACCGCCCGGGTCGCCGCGCACACCGGCGCCGACCCCGACCGGGTGGCGGAGCTGCTGCACGGCGCCGCGCCGACCACCGACCGGGAGCTGCTGGAACTGGCCCGCGACCTGGACACGCTGACCCGTACCGTCGTCCATCCGACCGAAGGAGACACCCGGTGACCGGACCCGTCATCGCCGCCGCGCCGGCCGTCGCGCAGCCCGACGCCCGTGCCGCCCTGCACCGGCTGCGCACCGAGGTGGCCAAGGCCGTCGTCGGGCAGGACGCGGTGGTCACCGGCCTGGTGATCGCCCTGCTCTGCCGCGGGCACGTGCTGCTGGAGGGCGTACCGGGGGTGGCCAAGACGCTGCTCGTCCGGACCGTGGCCACCGCGCTCGACCTGGCATCCAAGCGGGTCCAGTTCACCCCCGACCTGATGCCCGGCGACGTCACCGGCTCGCTGATCTTCGACCCGCACACCGCCGCGTTCACCTTCCGGGAGGGGCCGGTCTTCACCAACCTGCTCCTCGCCGACGAGATCAACCGGACCCCGCCGAAGACCCAGTCGGCGCTGCTGGAGGTCATGGAGGAGCGGCAGGTCTCCGTCGAGGGCGAGCGCCGCCCGCTGCCCGAGCCGTTCATCGTCGCGGCCACCCAGAACCCCATCGAGTACGAGGGCACCTACCCGCTGCCCGAGGCGCAGCTCGACCGGTTCCTGCTCAAGCTGACCGTGCCGCTGCCCAGCCGGGACGAGGAGCTGGGCGTGCTCCGCGCCCACCACGCCGGCTTCGACCCGCGTGACCTGCGGGCGGCCGGCGTACGCCCGGTGGCCACCGCGGCCGACCTGGCCGCCGCCCGGGAGGCGGTCCGCGCGGTGTACGTGGCCGAGCCGGTGCTCGGCTACATCGTGGACCTGTGCCGGGCCACCCGGCTCGCCCCGGCGCTGGAGCTGGGCGCCTCACCCCGCGGCGCCACCGCGCTGCTCAGCACCGCCAAGGCGTGGTCCTGGCTGGCCGGGCGGGACCACGTCACCCCGGACGACGTGAAGGCGGTCGCCCGGCCCACCCTGCGGCACCGGCTCCGGCTGCGCCCCGAGGTCGAGCTGGAGGGCATGACCGTCGACGCGGTGCTGGACGCGGTGCTGGCCACCGTGCCGACGCCGCGATGACCTGGCGGGCGGCGCTGCTGCTCGGGGCGGGCGCGGTCACCCTCCCGGCCTGGCCGGCGCCGTTCCTCGGCGTCGCGCTGATGACCGGCGCGGTGCTGCTGCTGGTCGCCCTCGACTGGGCCCTCGCCGCGCCGCTGCACGCGCTCACCGCCACCCGCACCGGGGACCGGGTGGTCCGGCTGGGCGGCACCGCGACCGTCACCGTGCACCTGACCAACGCCTCCGGTCGTACGCTGCGCGCCCAGGTGCGCGACGCCTGGGTGCCCTCGGCGGGCGCCCGGCCCGACGTACCGCCCGGCCGGCTGCTCACGGTCGAGCCCGGCGGCGTCGCCACGCTGCCGGTCCGCCTCACCCCGGTCCGCCGCGGCGACCGGCCGGCGCGGGTGCTGACCGTGCGCTCCCTCGGGCCGCTGCGGCTCGCCTTGCGGCAGCGCACCGGCCGCCCCGACACGCCACCGTGGACGCTGCGCGTGCTGCCCCGGTTCGACTCCCGCCGGCACCTGCCGGAGAAGCTGGCGAAGCTGCGGGTCATCGACGGCGTCCAGGTCACCCGGGGGCGTGGCCAGGGCACCGAGTTCGACACCCTGCGCGAGTACGCGATCGGCGACGACGTGCGCTCGATCGACTGGCGGGCCAGCGCCCGCCGCTGCGACGTGCTGGTGCGCACCTGGCGACCGGAGCGGGACCGGCGGCTGGTCTGCGTGCTGGACACCGGTCGCACCTCGGCGGTACGCGTCGGCGACGAACCCCGGCTGGACGCCGCGATCGACGCGGCGCTGCTGCTCACCGCGCTGGCCGCCCGGGCCGGCGACCGGGTCGACCTGCTTGCCGCCGACGCCACCCTCCGGGCCAGGGTGACCGGCAGCGGCCGGCCGGCCCTGCTGGCCCGGCTGGTGGACGCGGTCGCCCCGCTCCAACCGGCGCTGGTCGAGACCGACTTCGAGCTGATCGCCGGGGAGGTGCTGCGCCGGGAGCGGCAGCGCAGCCTGGTGGTGCTCTTCACCGCCCTGGAGGCGGGCGCCCTCGGCGAGGGGCTGCTGCCGGTGCTGCCCCGGCTGGCCGCCCGGCACCGGGTGGTGATCGCGGCCACCCACGACCCGGTGCTCACCGGGCTCACCGTCGCACCGCCGGCCGGCCCGGACGACCCGTACGCCGCCGCGGCGGCCTGGCGGGCCCTGGCCGAGCGGGACCGCATCCGGACCGCCCTGGCCCGGCACGGGGTGACCGTGGTGGACGCCCCCGCCGACCGTCTCGCCCCGACGGTCGCCGACACGTACCTCCGCCTCAAGTCCCTCGGCCAGCTCTGACCGGTTCCTGGGTGGGCGGCTCCGCCAGCGGCGGGCGGGTGGCGGCGCGGCGGCCGAGGAGGAGGGCGTACGCCAGGAAGCCGAGCCAGACCGTGGCGCCGACGGCCACCCGGACGGCGATCGGCAACGGCGCCGGGGTCACGAACGCCTCCAGCAGCGCGGAGATCGCGAAGAGCCCGACCAGGCCGACGGCCACCACGATCGCGGACCGGCCCGCCTCGGCGACCGCCCGGCCCCGGCTCAGGTGGGCCGGCGGCGCGATCCACGCCCAGCCGGTACGCAGCCCGACCCCGGCGGCCACGAAGATGCCGGTGAGCTCCAGCAGCCCGTGCGGGGTGATCAGACCGAAGAAGACGTCGGCCCGGCCGTACGAGATCATCACGCCGCCGACCACGCCGACGTTCAGCGCGTTCTGCCAGAGCAGCCAGAACACCGGCACCACCAGCACTCCGGAGGCGAGGCACTGCGCGGCGATCCAGGCGTTGTGCGTCCACAGGTGGAACGCGAAGGTCGGCGCCGCGTACTCGGTGTAGTAGCCGGCGAAGCCGGAGTCGACGAGGTCGGCGGCGGCGTCCTCGCCGATGAACGCGGCGGCGGTGTCCGGGTGGCCGGCGACGAACCAGATGAGGAAGCCGCTGAGCGCGCTGAACCCGGTGGCCACCGCGCACCACCACGGCCAGGCCCGGTAGAGGGCGGCCGGCAGGTCGGCGAGGAGGAACCGGCGTACCGCCGCCCAAGACGGCCGGGACCGGCCGGTGATCCGGGCCCGGGCGGTCAGCACGAGGTGCGACAGCCGGTTGACCAGCGCCGGGTCGGGCGAGCGGCTGCGCAGCACGGAGAGGTGGGTGGCGGCGTGCTGGTAGAGCGCGACCAGCTCGTCGACCTCGGCCGAGTCCAGTTTGCGCCGGCCGGTCAGCTGCTCCAGCCGCCGCCACTCGGCGCCGTGCGCTGCCACGTACGCGTCGAGATCCACACGTCCTCCCCCGTCCGGCGCCCATAGTGTTCACTGTCCGGGTGCGCGCGCAACCTCCCCCACCGGCGTCGTGGGCCGATGCCGGTCTGGTCAGCGGCGAGGCGGTCGAGCTCGACGTCCGAGCGGCCCGGCTGGGTTCCCGGGTGCTCGCCCTGCTGATCGACCTGCTGGCCCAGCTGGTGGTGGCGCTGCTGCTGTCGACCGTGCTGTCGACGCTGCTGCTCCTGCTGCCGGGCGGTCTCTTCGACGCCGCCCTGTCCGGGGCGTTGCAGACCGTGCTGCTGGTCCTCGTGCTGGTCGGCTACCCGGTGCTGATGGAGCGCTTCGTCGGCGGCCGGACGCTGGGCAAGCTGGCCGTGGGGCTGCGGGTGGTCCGCGCCGACGGCGGTCCGGTCGGGGTCGGCCAGTCGCTGACCCGGGCCCTGGTGGGGGTCGCGGTGGAGTGGCCGGGCCTGGTGCTGCCGCTGCTGAGCTGGGCGGCGAGCGTGACGGTGATGCTGAGCGACCCGCGCGGGCGCCGGCTGGGCGACCTGGTCGCCGGCACGCTGGTGGTGCACACCCGGGGCGCGGGGGTGTGGCGGCCCGTCCCGCCGGCCGTGCCGCCGCTGCTCGGCTGGGCGGCGACCCTCGACCTGAGCCGGGTCGACGACGGGTTGGCGTTGGCCGTCCGGCAGTACCTCGGCCGGGTGCACCAGCTCAGCGAGCCGGACCGGACCCGGCTGGGCCGGGAGCTGTGGGCCGAGGTCGCCGCGGTCACCTCGCCACCGCCTCCGTGGGCCGCGCCCGAGCCGGCGTACCTCGCCGCGGTGCTGGCCGAGCGGGGCCGGCGCGCGGCGTACCGGCTGGGGCGGACCCGGGCGGTCACCGCCGCGCTCTGGCCGGAGCTGGCCCCGCCGCTCGCGGTCGTGGCGCCGGTCGCCGTCCCGACCTCGGTGGCGTCGGCCCCGACGACGCTGCGGCCCGCCGCGCCGGCGGCCGCCGTCCCCACCTGGCCCGATCCGGTACGCGGACAGCGCGCACCGGTCGACGCGGAGCGCTGACGGTCAGGAGAAGAGCGCGCGGCCCCACCAGTCGGCCGCGTCGCGGACGCCGGGCGGGCAGGCGAAGATGCCGCTGGAGACGTGCCGCAGGTATTCGTTCATCGCGTCGTTGCGGGAGAGCCGGGTCTGAATCGGCACGAACTGCTTGCGCGGGTCCCGCTGGTAGGCGATGAAGAAGAGCCCGGCGTCGAGCCGGCCCAGCCCGTCCGAGCCGTCCACGAAGTTGTAGCCGCGGCGCAGCAGGTGCGCGCCGTTGTTCTGGTTCGGGTGGGCGAGCCGGACGTGCGCGGTCTCGGGGATCACCGGCTCCGCG
This sequence is a window from Micromonospora sp. NBRC 110009. Protein-coding genes within it:
- a CDS encoding DUF4129 domain-containing protein is translated as MSRWWTEAVAALGDALPLPLAALLLLLAAVLAALGWYFFPAWVPRRLPRPHLPRLRLPRLQRPRLRLPRLRLRLPRRRRAPSAQTPALVPAPRAAEPAPAGHTGLADRLAAEGRYAEAVRERLRDMVRELVTRRVVEPRAGLTVTELTTAAAQVRPGVRPALHAASTIFSDLWYAQRPATPEHDRRMRDLATDLHRELAGDGEGR
- a CDS encoding AAA family ATPase, whose translation is MTGPVIAAAPAVAQPDARAALHRLRTEVAKAVVGQDAVVTGLVIALLCRGHVLLEGVPGVAKTLLVRTVATALDLASKRVQFTPDLMPGDVTGSLIFDPHTAAFTFREGPVFTNLLLADEINRTPPKTQSALLEVMEERQVSVEGERRPLPEPFIVAATQNPIEYEGTYPLPEAQLDRFLLKLTVPLPSRDEELGVLRAHHAGFDPRDLRAAGVRPVATAADLAAAREAVRAVYVAEPVLGYIVDLCRATRLAPALELGASPRGATALLSTAKAWSWLAGRDHVTPDDVKAVARPTLRHRLRLRPEVELEGMTVDAVLDAVLATVPTPR
- the mtrA gene encoding MtrAB system response regulator MtrA; this encodes MRARVLVVDDDPALAEMLGIVLRSEGFVPSFVADGERALAAFRDSRPDIVLLDLMLPGMSGIDVARAIRTESGVPIVMLTAKSDTVDVVLGLESGADDYVVKPFKPKELVARMRARLRRGEDVAPELLTIGPPGNQITIDVPAHTVTRDGEEVKLTPLEFDLLVALARKPRQVFTREVLLEQVWGYRHAADTRLVNVHVQRLRAKIEPDPERPEIILTVRGVGYKAGTG
- a CDS encoding stage II sporulation protein M, giving the protein MDLDAYVAAHGAEWRRLEQLTGRRKLDSAEVDELVALYQHAATHLSVLRSRSPDPALVNRLSHLVLTARARITGRSRPSWAAVRRFLLADLPAALYRAWPWWCAVATGFSALSGFLIWFVAGHPDTAAAFIGEDAAADLVDSGFAGYYTEYAAPTFAFHLWTHNAWIAAQCLASGVLVVPVFWLLWQNALNVGVVGGVMISYGRADVFFGLITPHGLLELTGIFVAAGVGLRTGWAWIAPPAHLSRGRAVAEAGRSAIVVAVGLVGLFAISALLEAFVTPAPLPIAVRVAVGATVWLGFLAYALLLGRRAATRPPLAEPPTQEPVRAGRGT
- a CDS encoding RDD family protein, with product MRAQPPPPASWADAGLVSGEAVELDVRAARLGSRVLALLIDLLAQLVVALLLSTVLSTLLLLLPGGLFDAALSGALQTVLLVLVLVGYPVLMERFVGGRTLGKLAVGLRVVRADGGPVGVGQSLTRALVGVAVEWPGLVLPLLSWAASVTVMLSDPRGRRLGDLVAGTLVVHTRGAGVWRPVPPAVPPLLGWAATLDLSRVDDGLALAVRQYLGRVHQLSEPDRTRLGRELWAEVAAVTSPPPPWAAPEPAYLAAVLAERGRRAAYRLGRTRAVTAALWPELAPPLAVVAPVAVPTSVASAPTTLRPAAPAAAVPTWPDPVRGQRAPVDAER
- a CDS encoding DUF58 domain-containing protein, with the translated sequence MTWRAALLLGAGAVTLPAWPAPFLGVALMTGAVLLLVALDWALAAPLHALTATRTGDRVVRLGGTATVTVHLTNASGRTLRAQVRDAWVPSAGARPDVPPGRLLTVEPGGVATLPVRLTPVRRGDRPARVLTVRSLGPLRLALRQRTGRPDTPPWTLRVLPRFDSRRHLPEKLAKLRVIDGVQVTRGRGQGTEFDTLREYAIGDDVRSIDWRASARRCDVLVRTWRPERDRRLVCVLDTGRTSAVRVGDEPRLDAAIDAALLLTALAARAGDRVDLLAADATLRARVTGSGRPALLARLVDAVAPLQPALVETDFELIAGEVLRRERQRSLVVLFTALEAGALGEGLLPVLPRLAARHRVVIAATHDPVLTGLTVAPPAGPDDPYAAAAAWRALAERDRIRTALARHGVTVVDAPADRLAPTVADTYLRLKSLGQL
- a CDS encoding DUF4350 domain-containing protein, which gives rise to MTATLDRPRPAAPARPGRRRHRVLIPLGLAGLLIVATLVCHAVDQPDPADRGFLSPVATGDDGGSRLAEALRGQGVTVRRESDTLRALAAAGPGPTTLFVPAPELLRPATVAALTDELPSGSRLVLVDPSRRVLEGLGLPLLPAERRWATRVTAPDADGRPCPLAEATRAGTAAADRQRYAARGSGTAGRCYAGGLVRVPWRVEVVVIGASDPFRNDRIDEWGNRALATGLLGGPRPLVWLDLPGPAPGPSWSPTPADGGPHERTGGSGGTRQDRAEAPSSWDNPLWDAFPAWFWAMLVQLALAGLLVVLWRARRLGPPVAEPLPVTVRSAETVLGRARLYRRAGARATVAETLRTAARDRLLPRLNLPPDTPPTEVTARVAAHTGADPDRVAELLHGAAPTTDRELLELARDLDTLTRTVVHPTEGDTR